Proteins found in one Drosophila busckii strain San Diego stock center, stock number 13000-0081.31 chromosome 2R, ASM1175060v1, whole genome shotgun sequence genomic segment:
- the LOC108595706 gene encoding F-box/SPRY domain-containing protein 1 has translation MVDPLCNYNVLESIFSYLELNELSKCSQVCKAWYHFLNDENSDVWRWHCLRKLPKEAIKSDLLASPPVSTYKTKLRAYLHAWSPNDCSRNVYIKPNGFTLHRNPVAQSTDAARGKIGFRSGRHAWEVIWEGPLGTVAVIGISTKEAALQCHGYVALLGSDDQSWGWNLVENHLLHNGDMQGSYPLLNNAPKYQVGERIRVILDCDDNTLSFEKNYEFLGVAFRGLPDKKLYPTVSAVYGNTEVSMVYVGTPLDG, from the exons atggtcGATCCTCTGTGTAATTATAATGTTCTCGAGTCAATATTCTCATACTTGGAGCTAAACGAATTAAGTAAATGCTCACAGGTGTGTAAAGCCTGGTACCACTTTCTGAATGATGAGAACAGCGATGTCTGGCGTTGGCATTGTCTACGCAAACTACCCAAAGAGGCCATTAAATCAGACCTGCTTGCGTCTCCACCTGTGTCCACATACAAGACCAAGCTGCGAGCATACTTACACGCTTGGAGTCCAAACGATTGTTCCCGCAATGTCTACATAAAGCCCAATGGTTTTACGCTGCATCG CAATCCTGTCGCACAAAGCACAGACGCAGCGAGAGGTAAAATAGGCTTTCGATCAGGCAGACATGCTTGGGAAGTCATCTGGGAAGGACCGCTGGGCACAGTGGCTGTGATTGGTATATCTACAAAAGAGGCAGCCCTGCAATGCCACGGCTATGTTGCATTATTGGGCTCAGATGATCAGAGTTGGGGCTGGAATCTGGTTGAGAATCATCTGCTTCATAATGGTGACATGCAGGGTAGCTATCCACTGTTAAATAACGCACCCAAATATCAGGTTGGCGAGCGGATACGCGTCATACTTGATTGCGATGATAACACATTATCATTTGAAAAGAACTACGAGTTTCTTGGCGTAGCGTTTAGGG GCTTGCCAGATAAGAAGCTTTATCCAACAGTATCTGCTGTTTATGGCAACACTGAGGTGTCTATGGTCTATGTGGGCACACCGCTGGATGGTTGA
- the LOC108597126 gene encoding GTP cyclohydrolase 1 isoform X1: MSFTRQLSEMSASELNDAIDDTNFPQAHILSRGRNNSVCSTSSTSGTSSLAGAAAAASAGVQTPSQPEDACDELVASSTPQRPRLILKTNSSITENSDGTQPQTPMTPRTSTTPGSHEKCTFHHDLELDHKPPTREALLPDMARSYRLLLGGLGENPDRQGLIKTPERAAKAMLYFTKGYDQNLEDVLNGAVFDEDHDEMVVVKDIEMFSMCEHHLVPFYGKVSIGYLPCNKILGLSKLARIVEIFSRRLQVQERLTKQIAVAVTQAVQPAGVAVVVEGVHMCMVMRGVQKINSKTVTSTMLGVFRDDPKTREEFLNLVNSK; encoded by the exons atgagctTCACGCGTCAGCTGTCCGAGATGAGCGCCAGCGAACTGAACGACGCTATTGATGATACGAATTTTCCACAGGCGCATATCCTGTCGCGTGGTCGCAACAACAGCGTATGCTCAACAAGTAGCACCTCGGGCACCTCCTCGCTGgcaggggcagcagcagcagcatcagcagggGTGCAAACACCCTCACAGCCAGAGGATGCGTGCGACGAACTGGTGGCCAGCAGCACTCCGCAGCGTCCACGCTTGATACTGAAgaccaacagcagcattaCGGAAAATAGCGATGGTACACAACCGCAAACACCAATGACACCGCGCACATCGACAACGCCAGGTA gcCATGAGAAGTGCACGTTCCACCACGACTTGGAGCTGGACCACAAGCCGCCAACGCGTGAGGCGCTGCTGCCAGACATGGCGCGTTCCTATCGCCTGCTGCTCGGCGGCCTGGGCGAGAATCCTGATCGTCAGGGCTTGATCAAAACACCCGAGCGTGCCGCCAAGGCAATGCTGTACTTCACCAAGGGCTACGATCAGAATCTGGAGG ATGTGCTTAATGGCGCTGTATTCGACGAGGATCACGATGAAATGGTTGTTGTCAAGGACATCGAAATGTTCTCCATGTGCGAGCATCATTTGGTACCATTCTATGGAAAAGTATCCATCGGCTATTTGCCCTGCAACAAGATACTTGGACTTAGCAAACTGGCACG CATTGTTGAGATATTCTCGCGCCGTCTGCAGGTTCAGGAACGCTTGACCAAGCAAATTGCGGTTGCTGTCACACAGGCGGTGCAGCCAGCAGgcgttgcagttgttgttgaggGCGT GCACATGTGCATGGTTATGCGGGGTGTGCAGAAAATCAATAGCAAAACCGTTACTTCTACTATGTTGGGCGTCTTCCGCGATGATCCAAAGACCCGTGAGGAGTTCCTGAACCTAGTCAATAGCAAATAA
- the LOC108597126 gene encoding GTP cyclohydrolase 1 isoform X2, with the protein MSFTRQLSEMSASELNDAIDDTNFPQAHILSRGRNNSVCSTSSTSGTSSLAGAAAAASAGVQTPSQPEDACDELVASSTPQRPRLILKTNSSITENSDGTQPQTPMTPRTSTTPGHEKCTFHHDLELDHKPPTREALLPDMARSYRLLLGGLGENPDRQGLIKTPERAAKAMLYFTKGYDQNLEDVLNGAVFDEDHDEMVVVKDIEMFSMCEHHLVPFYGKVSIGYLPCNKILGLSKLARIVEIFSRRLQVQERLTKQIAVAVTQAVQPAGVAVVVEGVHMCMVMRGVQKINSKTVTSTMLGVFRDDPKTREEFLNLVNSK; encoded by the exons atgagctTCACGCGTCAGCTGTCCGAGATGAGCGCCAGCGAACTGAACGACGCTATTGATGATACGAATTTTCCACAGGCGCATATCCTGTCGCGTGGTCGCAACAACAGCGTATGCTCAACAAGTAGCACCTCGGGCACCTCCTCGCTGgcaggggcagcagcagcagcatcagcagggGTGCAAACACCCTCACAGCCAGAGGATGCGTGCGACGAACTGGTGGCCAGCAGCACTCCGCAGCGTCCACGCTTGATACTGAAgaccaacagcagcattaCGGAAAATAGCGATGGTACACAACCGCAAACACCAATGACACCGCGCACATCGACAACGCCAG gcCATGAGAAGTGCACGTTCCACCACGACTTGGAGCTGGACCACAAGCCGCCAACGCGTGAGGCGCTGCTGCCAGACATGGCGCGTTCCTATCGCCTGCTGCTCGGCGGCCTGGGCGAGAATCCTGATCGTCAGGGCTTGATCAAAACACCCGAGCGTGCCGCCAAGGCAATGCTGTACTTCACCAAGGGCTACGATCAGAATCTGGAGG ATGTGCTTAATGGCGCTGTATTCGACGAGGATCACGATGAAATGGTTGTTGTCAAGGACATCGAAATGTTCTCCATGTGCGAGCATCATTTGGTACCATTCTATGGAAAAGTATCCATCGGCTATTTGCCCTGCAACAAGATACTTGGACTTAGCAAACTGGCACG CATTGTTGAGATATTCTCGCGCCGTCTGCAGGTTCAGGAACGCTTGACCAAGCAAATTGCGGTTGCTGTCACACAGGCGGTGCAGCCAGCAGgcgttgcagttgttgttgaggGCGT GCACATGTGCATGGTTATGCGGGGTGTGCAGAAAATCAATAGCAAAACCGTTACTTCTACTATGTTGGGCGTCTTCCGCGATGATCCAAAGACCCGTGAGGAGTTCCTGAACCTAGTCAATAGCAAATAA
- the LOC108597126 gene encoding GTP cyclohydrolase 1 isoform X3 translates to MSFTRQLSEMSASELNDAIDDTNFPQAHILSRGRNNSVCSTSSTSGTSSLAGAAAAASAGVQTPSQPEDACDELVASSTPQRPRLILKTNSSITENSDGHEKCTFHHDLELDHKPPTREALLPDMARSYRLLLGGLGENPDRQGLIKTPERAAKAMLYFTKGYDQNLEDVLNGAVFDEDHDEMVVVKDIEMFSMCEHHLVPFYGKVSIGYLPCNKILGLSKLARIVEIFSRRLQVQERLTKQIAVAVTQAVQPAGVAVVVEGVHMCMVMRGVQKINSKTVTSTMLGVFRDDPKTREEFLNLVNSK, encoded by the exons atgagctTCACGCGTCAGCTGTCCGAGATGAGCGCCAGCGAACTGAACGACGCTATTGATGATACGAATTTTCCACAGGCGCATATCCTGTCGCGTGGTCGCAACAACAGCGTATGCTCAACAAGTAGCACCTCGGGCACCTCCTCGCTGgcaggggcagcagcagcagcatcagcagggGTGCAAACACCCTCACAGCCAGAGGATGCGTGCGACGAACTGGTGGCCAGCAGCACTCCGCAGCGTCCACGCTTGATACTGAAgaccaacagcagcattaCGGAAAATAGCGATG gcCATGAGAAGTGCACGTTCCACCACGACTTGGAGCTGGACCACAAGCCGCCAACGCGTGAGGCGCTGCTGCCAGACATGGCGCGTTCCTATCGCCTGCTGCTCGGCGGCCTGGGCGAGAATCCTGATCGTCAGGGCTTGATCAAAACACCCGAGCGTGCCGCCAAGGCAATGCTGTACTTCACCAAGGGCTACGATCAGAATCTGGAGG ATGTGCTTAATGGCGCTGTATTCGACGAGGATCACGATGAAATGGTTGTTGTCAAGGACATCGAAATGTTCTCCATGTGCGAGCATCATTTGGTACCATTCTATGGAAAAGTATCCATCGGCTATTTGCCCTGCAACAAGATACTTGGACTTAGCAAACTGGCACG CATTGTTGAGATATTCTCGCGCCGTCTGCAGGTTCAGGAACGCTTGACCAAGCAAATTGCGGTTGCTGTCACACAGGCGGTGCAGCCAGCAGgcgttgcagttgttgttgaggGCGT GCACATGTGCATGGTTATGCGGGGTGTGCAGAAAATCAATAGCAAAACCGTTACTTCTACTATGTTGGGCGTCTTCCGCGATGATCCAAAGACCCGTGAGGAGTTCCTGAACCTAGTCAATAGCAAATAA
- the LOC108597126 gene encoding GTP cyclohydrolase 1 isoform X5: protein MKPQANEQNGSTQNGDVATVASVAGDAAAIVPADASAVIPAKSSQQLKLEMLNIGHEKCTFHHDLELDHKPPTREALLPDMARSYRLLLGGLGENPDRQGLIKTPERAAKAMLYFTKGYDQNLEDVLNGAVFDEDHDEMVVVKDIEMFSMCEHHLVPFYGKVSIGYLPCNKILGLSKLARIVEIFSRRLQVQERLTKQIAVAVTQAVQPAGVAVVVEGVHMCMVMRGVQKINSKTVTSTMLGVFRDDPKTREEFLNLVNSK, encoded by the exons atgaaaCCTCAAGCCAACGAACAAAATGGCAGCACACAAAATGGCGACGTTGCGACTGTGGCCAGCGTAGCAGGAGACGCAGCAGCGATCGTGCCAGCTGATGCAAGTGCCGTTATTCCTGCCAAAAGCAGTCAGCAGCTGAAACTGGAAATGCTTAACATTG gcCATGAGAAGTGCACGTTCCACCACGACTTGGAGCTGGACCACAAGCCGCCAACGCGTGAGGCGCTGCTGCCAGACATGGCGCGTTCCTATCGCCTGCTGCTCGGCGGCCTGGGCGAGAATCCTGATCGTCAGGGCTTGATCAAAACACCCGAGCGTGCCGCCAAGGCAATGCTGTACTTCACCAAGGGCTACGATCAGAATCTGGAGG ATGTGCTTAATGGCGCTGTATTCGACGAGGATCACGATGAAATGGTTGTTGTCAAGGACATCGAAATGTTCTCCATGTGCGAGCATCATTTGGTACCATTCTATGGAAAAGTATCCATCGGCTATTTGCCCTGCAACAAGATACTTGGACTTAGCAAACTGGCACG CATTGTTGAGATATTCTCGCGCCGTCTGCAGGTTCAGGAACGCTTGACCAAGCAAATTGCGGTTGCTGTCACACAGGCGGTGCAGCCAGCAGgcgttgcagttgttgttgaggGCGT GCACATGTGCATGGTTATGCGGGGTGTGCAGAAAATCAATAGCAAAACCGTTACTTCTACTATGTTGGGCGTCTTCCGCGATGATCCAAAGACCCGTGAGGAGTTCCTGAACCTAGTCAATAGCAAATAA
- the LOC108597126 gene encoding GTP cyclohydrolase 1 isoform X4, with the protein MKPQANEQNGSTQNGDVATVASVAGDAAAIVPADASAVIPAKSSQQLKLEMLNIGNGHEKCTFHHDLELDHKPPTREALLPDMARSYRLLLGGLGENPDRQGLIKTPERAAKAMLYFTKGYDQNLEDVLNGAVFDEDHDEMVVVKDIEMFSMCEHHLVPFYGKVSIGYLPCNKILGLSKLARIVEIFSRRLQVQERLTKQIAVAVTQAVQPAGVAVVVEGVHMCMVMRGVQKINSKTVTSTMLGVFRDDPKTREEFLNLVNSK; encoded by the exons atgaaaCCTCAAGCCAACGAACAAAATGGCAGCACACAAAATGGCGACGTTGCGACTGTGGCCAGCGTAGCAGGAGACGCAGCAGCGATCGTGCCAGCTGATGCAAGTGCCGTTATTCCTGCCAAAAGCAGTCAGCAGCTGAAACTGGAAATGCTTAACATTGGTAACG gcCATGAGAAGTGCACGTTCCACCACGACTTGGAGCTGGACCACAAGCCGCCAACGCGTGAGGCGCTGCTGCCAGACATGGCGCGTTCCTATCGCCTGCTGCTCGGCGGCCTGGGCGAGAATCCTGATCGTCAGGGCTTGATCAAAACACCCGAGCGTGCCGCCAAGGCAATGCTGTACTTCACCAAGGGCTACGATCAGAATCTGGAGG ATGTGCTTAATGGCGCTGTATTCGACGAGGATCACGATGAAATGGTTGTTGTCAAGGACATCGAAATGTTCTCCATGTGCGAGCATCATTTGGTACCATTCTATGGAAAAGTATCCATCGGCTATTTGCCCTGCAACAAGATACTTGGACTTAGCAAACTGGCACG CATTGTTGAGATATTCTCGCGCCGTCTGCAGGTTCAGGAACGCTTGACCAAGCAAATTGCGGTTGCTGTCACACAGGCGGTGCAGCCAGCAGgcgttgcagttgttgttgaggGCGT GCACATGTGCATGGTTATGCGGGGTGTGCAGAAAATCAATAGCAAAACCGTTACTTCTACTATGTTGGGCGTCTTCCGCGATGATCCAAAGACCCGTGAGGAGTTCCTGAACCTAGTCAATAGCAAATAA
- the LOC108597127 gene encoding uncharacterized protein LOC108597127 yields MAHRVKPRCDDFDVIGAVPRDLSIIKNFLKRDCAVKRLIEIEEDFLQKCVERNAKILKDEQQSKNKKKKRNSVQAADKPAEEQPPADPCQSATVADGQGPDYCDPCRRLKTSVVIEELTPPAKTNPVYKSLLASPQPYFDEETVLGSVQPVKFRFRRKANACDYEKPSNLMCTPTENTNVVVLTNCCDIMVWPSQRVGQMNRVPVTLLSGPGDLTEYMLEEETIM; encoded by the exons ATGGCTCATAGAGTGAAGCCGCGCTGCGATGATTTCGATGTCATTGGGGCCGTACCGCGTGATTTATCAATAATCAAGAATTTCCTAAAACGCGACTGTGCCGTTAAacgtttaattgaaattgaagagGACTTTTTGCAAAAGTGTGTGGAGCGCAATGCTAAGATATTGAAAGATGAACAGCAGTCtaaaaataagaagaaaaaGAGGAACTCAGTGCAGGCAGCTGATAAGCCAGCCGAGGAACAACCGCCGGCAGATCCTTGCCAGAGTGCAACTGTCGCTGATGGCCAAGGACCAGACTACTGTGATCCCTGTCGTCGACTTAAGACCTCGGTGGTTATCGAAGAG CTAACACCACCGGCCAAGACAAATCCAGTTTATAAAAGTCTGTTAGCCTCACCGCAACCATACTTTGATGAAGAAACTGTACTGGGCAGTGTCCAGCCGGTCAAGTTTCGCTTTCGGCGCAAGGCAAATGCCTGCGACTACGAGAAACCCTCAAATCTGATGTGCACACCCACCGAGAACACCAACGTGGTCGTGCTGACCAACTGTTGCGACATTATGGTTTGGCCTAGTCAGCGCGTCGGTCAGATGAATCGTGTGCCCGTAACCCTACTATCCGGTCCGGGTGATTTAACTGAGTATATGCTGGAGGAGGAGACTATTATGTAG
- the LOC108595266 gene encoding general transcription and DNA repair factor IIH helicase subunit XPD, whose protein sequence is MKLSVDGLLVYFPYEYIYPEQYAYMLELKRTLDAKGHCLLEMPSGTGKTATLLSLIVAYMIEHPETVRKLIYCSRTVPEIEKVIAELQNLMTYYERNASEQPGLTGLVLSSRKNMCIHPDVSKEREGKAVDGKCYGLTASYIRERHEVDSETPICQYFEGFSLEGKESTLPVGVYSIDDLKEYGRARNWCPYFLARYAIAHAHIVVYSYHYLLDPKIAQVVSKEMTRECCVVFDEAHNIDNVCIDSMSVKINRRTVERSTNALNQLTKAVQDMREEDTNRMNEEYQRMVQGLKDASVQRDTDMILANPVLPSDVLTEVVPGNIRNADHFLSFLRRFIEYIKTRLRVHHVVQESPAGFLKDVSSKICIERKPLRFCAERLSSLLRTLEISDMTEYGALTLITHFATLVSTYTKGFTIIIEPFDDKTPTVSNPIMHFSCLDSSIAMAPVFSRFQTVVITSGTLSPMDMYPKILDFDPVVMSSFTMTLARPCLLPMIVSKGNDQVTISSKFETRDDTAVIRNYGQLLVEVAKTVPDGIVCFFTSYLYLESVVASWYDQGIVDTLLRYKLLFIETQDNAETSYALMNYVKACDCGRGAVLLAVARGKVSEGVDFDHHYGRAVLMFGIPYVYTQSRILKARLDYLRDQFQIRENDFLTFDAMRHAAQCVGRALRGKTDYGIMIFADKRFSRADKRSRLPKWIQEHLVDSFCNLSTEEAVQLARRWLRRMAQPFSREDQLGISLLTLAQLESMEQEKLERQAQGKEGVGGEVQEL, encoded by the exons atgaa ACTAAGCGTCGATGGACTGCTTGTGTATTTTCCATATGAATACATATATCCAGAGCAATATGCGTATATGTTGGAGCTTAAAAGAACTTTGGATGCGAAAGGACACTGTCTGCTGGAAATGCCTTCGGGCACCGGAAAAACTGCCACATTGCTTTCATTAATTGTGGCCTACATGATAGAGCATCCAGAAACAGTGcgcaaattaatatattgctCACGAACAGTGCCCGAAATCGAAAAAGTAATTGCAGAGCTGCAAAATCTTATGACCTACTATGAGCGCAATGCATCAGAGCAGCCAGGACTCACCGGACTTGTGCTTAGCTCACGtaaaaatatgtgcatacatcCAGACGTGAGTAAGGAGCGCGAAGGCAAGGCGGTGGATGGCAAATGTTATGGTCTGACTGCAAGCTATATACGCGAACGCCATGAGGTGGATTCAGAGACGCCTATAT GTCAGTACTTTGAGGGCTTTAGCTTGGAGGGCAAGGAGTCTACATTGCCTGTGGGTGTCTACAGCATTGATGATCTTAAGGAGTATGGACGCGCAAGAAACTGGTGCCCTTACTTTTTGGCACGTTATGCT ATTGCACATGCACATATTGTGGTCTACAGCTACCACTATCTGCTAGATCCTAAAATTGCACAGGTTGTATCCAAGGAAATGACTCGGGAGTGCTGCGTGGTTTTTGATGAGGCCCATAATATTGATAATGTTTGCATTGACTCAATGAGTGTAAAGATCAACAGACGGACTGTAGAGCGTAGCACCAATGCACTCAATCAGCTCACCAAAGCAGTGCAAGA CATGCGCGAAGAGGACACTAATCGGATGAATGAAGAATATCAGCGCATGGTGCAGGGCCTAAAGGATGCCAGTGTGCAGCGGGATACAGACATGATATTGGCGAATCCAGTGCTGCCTAGTGATGTGCTTACCGAGGTGGTACCTGGCAATATACGCAATGCGGATCATTTTCTCAGCTTTCTTCGTCGCTTTATCGAATATATAAAGACGCGTTTGCGAGTGCACCATGTGGTCCAAGAGTCACCAGCTGGTTTCCTCAAGGACGTATCCTCTAAGATTTGTATAGAACGTAAGCCTCTACGCTTTTGCGCTGAGCGTTTATCCAGCTTGCTGCGTACTTTAGAAATTAGCGATATGACAGAATATGGCGCATTAACTTTG ATAACACACTTCGCCACACTTGTGTCAACATATACTAAAGGCTTTACCATAATCATTGAACCCTTTGATGATAAGACGCCTACTGTTTCAAATCCAATAATGCATTTTAGTTGTTTGGACTCATCTATAGCCATGGCGCCTGTCTTTTCACGCTTTCAAACAGTTGTCATAACATCGGGCACACTATCACCTATGGATATGTATCCGAAAATACTTGATTTTGATCCTGTGGTCATGAGCAGCTTTACCATGACGCTGGCTCGTCCCTGTCTGCTGCCCAtg ATTGTGTCCAAGGGCAATGATCAGGTGACCATTTCATCCAAATTTGAAACGCGTGATGATACCGCTGTCATACGTAATTATGGCCAACTGCTGGTGGAAGTGGCCAAAACGGTGCCGGATGGCATTGTATGCTTTTTTACTTCCTATTTGTATTTGGAGTCTGTGGTGGCCTCTTGGTATGATCAGGGCATTGTGGATACATTGCTACGCTACAAGTTGCTGTTCATAGAGACTCAGGACAATGCTGAAACAAGTTATGCTTTGATGAACTATGTTAAG GCATGTGATTGTGGTCGTGGCGCTGTGCTGCTGGCGGTGGCTCGCGGCAAGGTCTCCGAGGGTGTGGATTTCGATCATCATTATGGTCGGGCAGTGCTCATGTTTGGCATACCCTACGTTTATACACAGTCGCGCATATTGAAGGCCCGACTAGACTATCTACGCGATCAGTTTCAGATACGCGAGAACGATTTTCTGACCTTTGATGCtatgcggcatgcggcacaGTGTGTGGGTCGTGCACTGCGTGGTAAAACCGACTATGGTATTATGATCTTTGCAGATAAGCGTTTCTCGCGCGCGGATAAGCGTTCACGTCTGCCCAAATGGATTCAGGAGCATTTGGTTGACAGCTTTTGTAATTTGAGCACTGAGGAGGCGGTGCAATTGGCACGACGCTGGCTGCGACGTATGGCGCAACCATTTTCACGTGAAGATCAGCTGGGGATATCGCTGCTAACGCTGGCACAGCTGGAAAGCATGGAACAGGAGAAACTGGAGCGGCAGGCGCAGGGCAAAGAGGGCGTGGGTGGTGAAGTGCAGGAGCTGTGA
- the LOC108595329 gene encoding U6 snRNA-associated Sm-like protein LSm1 codes for MDDLNPLAGTAHLLEEVDKKLMVLLRDGRTLIGYLRSVDQFANLVLQRTIERIHVGNEYGDIPRGVFIIRGENVVLLGEIDREKEQKLPLKEISVDEILDAQRREQEQRQEKHRLVSKALKERGLAVNADIINEDFC; via the exons ATGGATGATCTCAATCCCTTGGCTGGCACAGCACATCTGCTGGAGGAAGTAGACA AGAAGCTAATGGTTCTGCTACGAGATGGACGCACTTTAATCGGCTACTTACGATCGGTGGATCAGTTTGCCAACTTAGTATTGCAGCGAACAATTGAGCGGATACACGTTGGAAACGAGTACGGTGACATTCCGCGTGGGGTTTTTATAATACGGGGTGAGAACGTAGTGCTGCTGGGCGAGATT GATCGTGAAAAAGAGCAAAAACTACCATTGAAGGAAATTTCTGTGGATGAAATACTAGACGCACAGCGTCGAGAACAGGAACAGCGTCAGGAGAAGCACAGGTTAGTGTCAAAGGCACTCAAAGAGCGCGGTCTGGCTGTCAATGCGGATATCATAAACGAGGATTTTTGTTAG
- the LOC108595328 gene encoding uncharacterized protein LOC108595328 produces MSAHHRPLDESDVTLIHTIRSTPSLYDHRHEDFRLSQRKEEDWAKVADTLKISASDARRRWTCLRDRYSRELKQMRLHPASDFGKNEFFRQMDFLREFVRKRRERSRRDDTPTSWLKSEVKKPRLIARPKPEILLDPDLDDSQNYEESEHNFDADTKLEVQTTQSESYSVLAEADEVDADEHVSYDDYLADTETAQQKPLPTLRPSPALVTVHTEAPTTTTTTSTTVADRSSSETEHTHADLNYMVCLPNMSVEREHLPAIKSDALSSFETISTPVVAHNETEDDFFCKSVAAYLRQLSRRHKIKAKVEMYQILEKYILIEEAAATTTTIQGSGSHN; encoded by the coding sequence ATGAGCGCCCACCACAGACCCCTAGATGAGTCGGATgtcacactcatacacactaTACGATCCACTCCATCGCTTTACGACCACAGACATGAAGACTTTCGCCTTTCGCAGCGTAAAGAGGAAGATTGGGCGAAAGTTGCAGATACGTTAAAAATTTCCGCTTCAGATGCCCGACGCAGATGGACTTGTCTACGAGATCGGTATTCGCGAGAGCTCAAGCAAATGCGACTGCATCCCGCCTCCGACTTCGGCAAAAATGAGTTTTTCCGACAAATGGACTTTCTTCGAGAATTCGTACGTAAGCGACGTGAGCGCAGCCGTCGCGACGATACACCAACAAGTTGGCTTAAATCGGAAGTTAAGAAACCACGACTGATAGCACGCCCAAAGCCGGAAATATTACTAGACCCAGATTTGGATGATTCACAGAACTACGAAGAAAGTGAACACAACTTTGATGCAGACACCAAGTTAGAGGTTCAGACTACACAATCAGAAAGTTACTCTGTGCTCGCGGAAGCCGATGAGGTCGATGCTGACGAGCATGTTTCCTATGATGACTACTTGGCCGATACAGAAACTGCTCAGCAAAAGCCTTTGCCCACGTTACGTCCATCACCAGCATTAGTAACAGTGCACACAGAAGCACCAACGACAACAACCACCACATCCACAACAGTGGCGGATCGTTCCTCGTCCGAAACGGAGCACACACATGCGGACCTTAACTATATGGTCTGCTTGCCAAATATGAGCGTTGAACGCGAGCATTTGCCAGCCATAAAATCAGATGCCTTGTCTAGCTTTGAGACGATATCTACTCCCGTTGTGGCACACAACGAGACTGAAGATGATTTTTTCTGCAAATCCGTGGCTGCCTACCTGCGGCAATTGTCACGGCGGCATAAAATCAAGGCTAAAGTAGAAATGTATCAAATACTGGAGAAGTACATATTGATTGAAGAAgcggcggcgacgacgacgacgattcAGGGGTCTGGGTCGCATAATTAA